One window of Mangrovibacterium diazotrophicum genomic DNA carries:
- a CDS encoding beta-mannosidase translates to MMSRELNTDWQFAESGSNEWLPATVPGCVHTDLLTNGKIEDPFYRLNERKLQWIDKKDWLYKISFDADAALLKHDRVALDFKGLDTYADIRINGELVDSTDNMFREYQLDVKPFLKEGANELEITFRSPINEGVKKYDAYPYWVPVSGNDLAEIGEVEGGKMVSVYTRKAGYHFGWDWGPRLVTSGIWRPVYLKAWDEAKINDLQIEQHEVTKDKATFSAVVEVDATEAKPATITISNEGQELAKADFQLEPGISLYKLEFEISNPKLWWTNGLGEQPLYTINAQLNVGDQFAEASHRIGIRTLELVRDKDEKGTSFYFKLNGVPVFMKGANYIPNDVFLPRVTHEMYETVVNTAKESNMNMLRVWGGGIYENDEFYDLCDEAGILIWQDFMFACAMFPGNQEFLDNVKAEAEDNVKRLRNHPSLGMWCGNNEILAAWFGWGWKKEEEAKSQANADSIFATYKKIFHEILPDAVAKYDSHRFYWSSSPSSGTGIPADLVNGDEHYWGVWWGKEPFSNYATHIARFMSEYGFQSFPELKTVKQYATPEDYDILSDVMKSHQRSSIGNETIEYYMLQDYKKPKDFESFLYVNHVLQAEGIKFALEGHRRAMPYCMGSLYWQINDCWPVASWSSTDYYQRWKALQYYVKKGFAPVLVSPYRTGDQFKVGVVNDKLEDIQAQLKMKVMDFDGKVIWEENEPVTVPANSSADYFEVNEKDFLKDKDSKNEVFVVELYNGDQQLSSNEFFFSPVKDLNLPKPTVESSIAAVDGGFDITLKSDKLAKNLFLTIGDEDGFFSDNYFDLFPGQEVTVHLKTAMLKETLDKVLALQTLDSTY, encoded by the coding sequence ATGATGAGTCGTGAGTTGAACACCGATTGGCAATTTGCCGAAAGCGGCAGCAACGAATGGCTGCCGGCAACTGTTCCCGGTTGTGTCCACACCGATCTGTTAACCAATGGCAAGATCGAAGATCCGTTCTATCGTTTGAATGAACGTAAATTGCAGTGGATCGACAAAAAAGACTGGCTGTACAAAATCTCCTTCGATGCCGATGCGGCCCTGTTGAAGCACGATCGTGTGGCCCTCGATTTTAAAGGGCTGGACACTTATGCCGACATCCGCATCAACGGCGAGTTGGTCGATTCAACCGATAATATGTTCCGCGAATACCAGCTGGATGTGAAACCGTTCCTGAAAGAAGGTGCGAATGAGTTGGAGATCACCTTCCGATCGCCCATCAACGAAGGGGTTAAAAAATACGATGCTTATCCCTACTGGGTGCCGGTGTCGGGCAACGACCTGGCTGAAATCGGCGAGGTTGAAGGTGGCAAGATGGTGAGTGTTTACACCCGCAAAGCTGGTTATCATTTTGGCTGGGACTGGGGCCCTCGCTTGGTGACCAGCGGAATTTGGCGCCCTGTCTACCTGAAGGCCTGGGATGAAGCTAAAATTAACGATCTGCAAATCGAACAACACGAGGTGACGAAGGACAAAGCGACATTCTCTGCTGTTGTTGAAGTTGATGCAACCGAGGCAAAACCTGCTACCATCACGATCTCAAATGAAGGACAGGAATTGGCAAAAGCCGATTTCCAGCTGGAACCGGGTATCTCTCTTTATAAACTGGAATTCGAAATTTCGAATCCCAAACTGTGGTGGACCAATGGTTTAGGCGAGCAGCCTTTATACACGATCAATGCGCAACTGAATGTTGGCGACCAGTTTGCCGAGGCCAGTCATCGCATCGGCATTCGCACGCTGGAACTGGTCCGCGATAAAGATGAAAAAGGAACCTCTTTCTATTTCAAGCTGAATGGTGTGCCGGTGTTTATGAAAGGTGCCAACTACATTCCCAACGATGTTTTCCTGCCTCGCGTGACGCACGAGATGTACGAAACTGTGGTAAACACGGCCAAGGAATCCAATATGAACATGCTTCGTGTGTGGGGTGGCGGTATTTACGAGAACGACGAGTTTTATGACTTGTGTGATGAAGCCGGTATTTTGATCTGGCAGGATTTCATGTTTGCCTGCGCTATGTTCCCCGGCAACCAGGAGTTCCTGGATAATGTAAAAGCGGAAGCCGAAGACAATGTGAAGCGCCTGCGCAATCACCCGAGTTTGGGTATGTGGTGCGGTAACAACGAGATTCTGGCGGCCTGGTTTGGCTGGGGCTGGAAGAAAGAAGAAGAAGCCAAGAGCCAGGCAAATGCCGACAGCATCTTCGCGACTTATAAAAAGATCTTCCACGAGATTCTGCCTGACGCGGTAGCAAAATACGATTCACACCGTTTCTACTGGTCATCCAGCCCATCATCGGGAACCGGCATTCCCGCCGACCTGGTCAATGGCGACGAACATTACTGGGGTGTTTGGTGGGGCAAAGAGCCTTTTTCGAACTATGCAACGCACATTGCCCGTTTCATGAGCGAGTACGGGTTCCAGTCGTTCCCCGAGCTGAAAACGGTGAAACAATACGCCACGCCTGAGGATTACGATATTTTGTCGGATGTGATGAAGTCGCACCAACGCTCTTCCATCGGTAATGAGACGATTGAATATTACATGCTGCAGGACTACAAAAAGCCGAAAGACTTTGAGTCGTTCCTGTATGTGAACCACGTGTTGCAAGCCGAAGGTATCAAGTTTGCGCTGGAAGGCCACCGTCGCGCCATGCCGTATTGCATGGGTAGTTTGTACTGGCAAATTAACGACTGCTGGCCGGTGGCTTCATGGAGTTCAACCGACTATTACCAGCGCTGGAAAGCCCTGCAATACTACGTGAAAAAAGGTTTTGCCCCGGTTTTGGTATCTCCCTACCGCACCGGCGACCAATTTAAAGTGGGCGTGGTGAATGACAAGCTGGAAGACATCCAGGCACAGTTGAAAATGAAGGTGATGGATTTTGATGGCAAAGTGATTTGGGAAGAAAACGAGCCTGTTACGGTACCGGCTAATTCGTCGGCTGACTATTTCGAAGTGAATGAAAAAGACTTCCTGAAGGACAAGGACAGCAAAAACGAAGTGTTTGTGGTTGAGCTGTACAATGGCGATCAGCAGTTGTCATCCAACGAGTTTTTCTTCAGCCCGGTCAAAGATCTGAACCTGCCAAAACCAACGGTTGAATCATCAATTGCAGCGGTTGACGGTGGTTTTGATATCACCCTGAAATCGGATAAACTGGCGAAGAACCTGTTCCTGACCATTGGTGACGAGGACGGTTTCTTCTCGGATAACTATTTCGATTTGTTCCCCGGGCAGGAAGTAACGGTTCACCTGAAGACAGCGATGTTGAAAGAAACGCTGGACAAAGTGCTCGCCCTGCAAA